The Rosa rugosa chromosome 1, drRosRugo1.1, whole genome shotgun sequence genomic sequence ATTTACTGCATATACAATCGCATTATGTATTGTTCCTCTTcacagaagaaagagaagtgtATCTTTTCTGAAACCATGATTTTGCATTGTTCAAACTTAAAATCATGAGAGTGTTTGGATTTACTGTTCCCCAAATTGTTAACAATAATTGTATAACCAAGTCTATCGTGGATAATTTCTTACCATTGTTTATTCATATCAGGGGGAAGAATGGAGGATGATTCACCAAATCCTCCCGTTTCATTGCATGCCCGGATTTCTGCCCTTAAGACAATGGCTTGGGAAGAATACAAAAGCAAGCCAATCTCGCATTGGATTCTTCTACTTCTAAGCAGTGCGGCAATGCTTGTAGCGTTTCCTGCATCTAGCCTTCTATCTCGTATCTATTTTGCCAATGGCGGCACTAGCAAGTGGATCATTTCATGGGTGGCTGTTGCAGGGTGGCCTTTGACTGCTTTGATCTTACTGCCTACGTACTTCTTCTGCAAAACCTTTCCCACCCCTCTGAATTTAAAACTTACATTATCTTATGCTTTCCTAGGTTTCCTAAGTGCTGCTGACAATCTTATGTATGCATATGCATATGCATACCTCCCAGCATCTACTGCTTCTCTTCTTGCATCATCATCTCTTGTATTTTCTGCATTGTTTGGATATATACTGGTGAAGAACAAACTCAATGCTTCAATAGTAAATGCTATTGTGATCATTACTGCTGCTATGACCATCATTGCATTGGATTCTGATTCGGACAGATATGACTATGTCACTGAGAAGCAATACATTCTAGGTTTCGTGTGGGATATTTTGGGATCTGCTCTCCATGGGCTCATTTTTGCTCTCTCAGAGCTAGTTTTTGTGAAGCTACTTGGTAGAAGGTCCTTCCATGTTGTGCTGGAGCAACAACTCGGGGTTTCCCTATTTGCGTTTCTGTTTACCACGATCGGGGTCATTTGGAATAAGGATTTTCAGGGAATGGCATCTGAGGCGAGAAGTTTCGAGGGTGGTAAATCTTCTTATTACCTTGTTCTCATTTGGAGTACAATCACTTTCCAGTTGGGGGTGTTAGGAGCTACTGCTGTGCTTTTTCTGTCTTCCACCGTTCTCGCTGGTGTTCTCAATGCAGTAAGGGTACCACTCACAAGCATTGCAGCTGTGATATTGTTAAACGATCCCATGAGCGGCTTAAAGATCCTCTCTTTGATAGTTACATTTTGGGGATTTGGCTGCTACATCTATGGCAGCTCCTCTGGAAGCAGAGATCCTTCATAATAATATTATGTTGCTCATGGTGTTTGTTTGAAAGGGCATAGATTATGCCAGTCTATAATCGTTTTCTACACGAAACCGGTAAAATGTTAGTGTTGTACTACTTTTACGCACGTTTTGAAGATGGTTAAAAACTTGAAATGCTTAAAAGCGTTTTGAAGAATGCCAAATTTTATGTTTTGGTGATATCCTGTCAAAATAAACATGGAAACAAGAGATCACACAGATAGGCaacagattttcaagccttTTGACGGCAATTTTCTGTGCTCTTTTGGATCAGAATGCACAACTAAATCTGTACTGGCAAAATTGTCAATTTGGCATCAAAGAGTGCAGCTAAATCATATGCTAATCAAGAATGCCAGTGTTAAGATTGGCACTTGTAACAAGTTCCGAACTAGTAAGATGAGAGAAGATAGGCATTCCATATCATAAACAATGCAACACAATATGAAAACACAGAAATATCTTTCCTtttgctggaaaaaaaaaacatagtttTCATAGATCTGCAAGCTCCCTTTGAGAAGGGATCCAGCAGCTTTAAATCTTCTTCACTTCTTATCACTATTACAAACCCCCGCAAACTAAAATACCATTTGAATAAAGGTTCATTGCACAGATATATGGTTTGATAAACCTCCCTGTTAGCAACAGATGAAACAAAAAACACAGGTCTTGCCATCAGAGACAGCTACTGCTAAAGCATCATGTTTAATTCTTGGGACCAATGTCCTTGAGGGCACAGATCTGCTCCTCTCCCATTGCAGACATGACAGTCACCACAAGATCCTTGCCCTCAGCAAATCCATCCTTAAGCTgcaaaaatatatatgaaggAAAGATTTTAGTCATATAGTACATAAACAGATACAAAGTACATACAATAAAGCAACTCCAATGAATGGAAATTCTCTTAGGACATACCTGAGTGAGCAGAGCATCATCAGTGGGAAGCCTCAGATCATCCTTGGTGTTTCCATTTTCAGTCAAGAGACTCACCTACAAGGCATTGAACTTAGTTAGTTTACATCAAATGGAAGACAGACAACTACAAGAATCATTATTCAATCCATTTCATATGTCAATTTCTGCTTTAGTTGAGTAGAGCTTGCAGAGAAGTGTTGCAAGTAGTTTTAATGAATGTCTGAACAGGACCGAAAATACTATCGGACTTCAAAAGTATTCATCACTGTAAACATAGTCAATGGACAAGTTTATTATTCAAATGTACACACGTTAAACTCatgtatcatcatcatcatcactactTCAAAGTTTAAGTACTTACAAAGCCATCTTCAGAGATATCAATCAGCTGGTAGTCAGTACGGTTCACATGAGGAACCTGCAATCgagagaataaataaataactaaagTATAGCACAAAACAAACTGCATAAACAGAAACATAAATGCACAGAAATCAAATTCAGATAGAAGATTACATCACAATTGTGGGATGAAGGGACAATATCCTCAAGCTTCTTGCCATTGAAGATATCAATTGCAACAAAGTGGCACTTAGCATGACCGTGCTTTCCTGTCTTGGAAGTGGAGACTTCAACAACCTGTTAAGAGCCAGCGAGCAAACATGCAATTAGTTAAGCACCAAATTAGGCTGATAACAAACTAGACACCGCACAACTACAACAAAACAGGCAAACATATTTTTACAATCGTGACTTCAGATATATTGAATAACAAGCAAGCGGAAATGTAATTTTAAAGTACATGTTAACATGAAATACCTACTGTTCCTATCATCCATCACACAGCACACTAAATGTAAGTTAACTAGAGCCATAGACACTCGGTAGTCTATTCTAAACATTAAACGCTTATACAATACAACTCAGATATCAACATCTCAGTTTAATCAGTAAATAGTGAGATTTACAGCACAACAATTCAGATCCATAACGATTCCGAGTCAAACAGTAAAGAAAATCAGTATAATCTAGGTCTAAATCTGTAGCagactctgctagggtttcatGCCAGCACAGAAAGCTTCCCTAATCACAACTCACTACTCCTTCAACATATAAACCTAAGCAAAATCACATCACAAATCGTTTACGCAACATCAACATCAGCTCTAATCAACCATATCAATTTCTCGAACTCAAAACAGTTAAACGAAGCCGCACCGCAAGCAAAACAAATCAATAAACACAAATCGAAAATCGAAGATCTGAAGCAAAAAACACAAACCAGGCGATTTCTGAAACCCTAGAAACCGAttaaccacaaaaaaaaaaaaagaaaaaaaaaaaaaagaagcggAGGCAGGCAAACCTTGCAAGGCCTGGCCTTGATGACGATGTAGCCGTTCTTACGGATGGTTCCGGCTTGCTGAGGGTAGGTCTTGGAAGCTCCGGCGTCGGCCTTGGATTCGAACTGGTGCTCCTCGTCAGACATTTGAGGCCGattgaaggaggaggaggaggaggaggagcttctCTCTCTGTGGTTTTCGGCTCTGTGAAAATtgaaaggaggaggaggacgactTGTGAGAGAGTGACCGCGGCTGGCTCTATATTCCAAGCCCttgagggaggagagagagtgcGTGTTAACCCTGGTTAGCTGAGATCgaatctccaccgttggatctCTGGTTAGGGTTTAGCTCCCCTTCACTCACTCCCTTTATCTTTGTGAACTTATCCAAAAAGAATTTTGGGGCGAAGGAGGGAATTATCCACCTTCCCTTTTCCATATTTTCTATTAATTtcatttctttctattttccaaaataataattagttatgaaaaaaaaaaacaccaataatatggttccttttttttttttctcttcttgttTTGAAAAGACAAATATCAAGGGAACTAGGGAGGTATCATCAAAGGTCCTTGAATGACCTTTTTGAAAACTTTGCAACTGATTGTTCTTCTAAAGTTTAACACTCTCTAAATCAAGTAAATAATACGATCATATAAAAGTTCAAAATAATGTAAATACAATTATTGTTTCAACACGAACACAAATTGAATTGGATTCAATTCGCAATGTTAGCAAACTAACAAGGTTGGCAGCCGCTGACACTCTCTATCTTCTCGATCTCTATAATATGTTCTACACCAGTCAAGAAACAACACTATGATTGTGAATCACTGCAAAATTACCACTAACATAGATAATAAATACTTATTTAGATTGAAAGAATTTGTTCATAATCTAAATTTATTGATATTTGAGAAGAAATTCTTAAATTtcaacttaattttttttttttaatgagatTTCAATTTGTTTTTTAAATCTTACTGGAGTTGAATATTatcctcttttctctttttttcttttttattgtttgATAGCTCAGGTAGCAAAATCTTCATGTTGAAAAATGTTCACACGTGCCCAATTTAAACGGTCCAGGACTCCTCTCTTGGTGTAAAGATGCCATATTGGACTTGGACCGAACCAGAATCCTATGCCCATTGGACCCATCATTTATTCCCCACAACAAAACCACATTCTTGGATTGaaaaatgtgttttttttttttttcttcttcttcttctgttttctgGGAGAGAAATGCTATTTAGATTATAGTCATTCTACGTTTATGAGAAATTGTCAGATTCTAAAATACTTTTCGCCACTTTCATTTGGCCAAAAGAATGTCACTCTCTGGGTACCAATATGCTCAAGTCTGAAGAAGTACCAACAAATTGAACCAAAAATACTATTACGTGAAAAGGACCATATAAAAAGGCATCTAAAAAGAGCAAAATATTGCCtaaatcaataaaatttcgagctacgggaccaaaaaaaaaaaaaaaacgataacGAGAGTTGCTTCAGATTTGACAGAGCTGTGATCATGCAACATGCTCATGCAAGTGTGAAGAAAATGGTgaaaggaataaaaaaataaataaaataaaaaaaggtgaCACACTCAGCTGAAGAGGATAATCATTAGCATGGGTTTTGCTTTCTTTGCA encodes the following:
- the LOC133708774 gene encoding probable purine permease 5 isoform X1 encodes the protein MQPLLESGGRMEDDSPNPPVSLHARISALKTMAWEEYKSKPISHWILLLLSSAAMLVAFPASSLLSRIYFANGGTSKWIISWVAVAGWPLTALILLPTYFFCKTFPTPLNLKLTLSYAFLGFLSAADNLMYAYAYAYLPASTASLLASSSLVFSALFGYILVKNKLNASIVNAIVIITAAMTIIALDSDSDRYDYVTEKQYILGFVWDILGSALHGLIFALSELVFVKLLGRRSFHVVLEQQLGVSLFAFLFTTIGVIWNKDFQGMASEARSFEGGKSSYYLVLIWSTITFQLGVLGATAVLFLSSTVLAGVLNAVRVPLTSIAAVILLNDPMSGLKILSLIVTFWGFGCYIYGSSSGSRDPS
- the LOC133708774 gene encoding probable purine permease 5 isoform X2, giving the protein MEDDSPNPPVSLHARISALKTMAWEEYKSKPISHWILLLLSSAAMLVAFPASSLLSRIYFANGGTSKWIISWVAVAGWPLTALILLPTYFFCKTFPTPLNLKLTLSYAFLGFLSAADNLMYAYAYAYLPASTASLLASSSLVFSALFGYILVKNKLNASIVNAIVIITAAMTIIALDSDSDRYDYVTEKQYILGFVWDILGSALHGLIFALSELVFVKLLGRRSFHVVLEQQLGVSLFAFLFTTIGVIWNKDFQGMASEARSFEGGKSSYYLVLIWSTITFQLGVLGATAVLFLSSTVLAGVLNAVRVPLTSIAAVILLNDPMSGLKILSLIVTFWGFGCYIYGSSSGSRDPS
- the LOC133708784 gene encoding eukaryotic translation initiation factor 5A-2-like, giving the protein MSDEEHQFESKADAGASKTYPQQAGTIRKNGYIVIKARPCKVVEVSTSKTGKHGHAKCHFVAIDIFNGKKLEDIVPSSHNCDVPHVNRTDYQLIDISEDGFVSLLTENGNTKDDLRLPTDDALLTQLKDGFAEGKDLVVTVMSAMGEEQICALKDIGPKN